In Oryza sativa Japonica Group chromosome 8, ASM3414082v1, the sequence GGTACACTGCACGTTCTATTACGCCTCCTGCAGATAGAAATGGCACTTCAAAGTCAAAGTCACCCACTCCAGTGAGACGCAGTACCTCTAGGTCACCTCCTCCAAAGAAGAGTGATTCAAGGTCTCCACCTCCAAGGAGGCGCAGTACTTCAAGATCTCCTCGCCCTAGAAGACATGGCAGATCAAGGTCAAGGTCAAGGGATAGGAGTCGCTCCAGGCATGCACATTTCTCAGTACTAGCATCATTTTTGTGTGATGCAATGGGTTGCAGCTAGATATACTACAAGTTCAATAATATACAATGCTACAAATAAATGCATATCTTCAAATGTAAAACTTGCATACATGATTATATGAGATCAATTCCTCACTTGTTGTATACACATGTGTAAAAGTAACACTTACATACCTATATATTTGTAACCTACCAATACCATTAACTGATTAACCCTTAGCTTCCTCTTTTTAGAGCATAAGATCAGTTTGTTTGCTGAAGGATCATGATATATTAGTTGCAGTATCTTAagttgcacattttaattttattagttATTATGCAAAGCTACATAGTACTGAGTTTCAGTTATTGATCTTGAATAGGAGCCGAGACGATGATTTAAGAAACCCAGGGAATAACCTTTATGTGACTGGATTATCCACTCGCGTAACTGAAGAAGACCTTGAGAAGTTCTTTAGTAAGGAGGGAAAGGTATTGTCCAAATTTTGTTAATGCATGCATTATTGTCCTGATTATGATTCTCATTTATCGGATTATCAGTTCTGGAAACCATTTTCACACTTCGCTAATTAGTATTTAATTTTCAGGTTCAAAGCTGTCATGTTGTTCTTGATCCTCGTACGAAAGAATCTCGTGGGTTTGCCTTTGTAACTATGGATTCCGTTGATGATGCAAGACGTTGCATAAAGTACCTGCATCGCACTGTACTTGAAGGTCGCCTGGTCACTGTAGAAAAAGTAAGATGCATCTCACACTAACTGATAAAACAGTTCATTATCCCTTTGCTTCTGTATTCCTATCAATTAATCTGGGTAGGTCTGTTCTCATGTTTTGTCTATGTTTTATCCTTCGTATATTTGTGGGAAGCATTTCTAGAATATAAGAACCATATATACCAACTGCAAATTCTCAAGTACTTTTTTCCAACATGACATGATaatctgttctttttttccttatctTGAATCTTTAGATGCATTAGTGACATCCTGGTTTCTTCCTATGAAAACTGTACTTTTAAATTGAAACTTGAATAACTATATTCAGATCAGTTAAGAACTTTGGTAAGTATTGAAATGTGGTTGGGACTTAAGAATGATGTAGTATAAGTAAACTAGTATGTCAGTGTTCGGATACTAGACATGGTCTTTTTTGGGGTTGAgcctaatttgatatttttttataaaatacttTTATGGTATACAAAGTACTAAATGTAGCTCATTCTAAAGAATGGTACATGATTGCTTATAACAATAATATGTTGTGAACAACTTGGAAGCATGCAAAATTATCTAAAGCATCCAAACACACGTAGCATCGGATTTTGTTCAcaaacgtactccctccgtcccaaaaagaatcAACCTAGGTGGGGATGTGACCCCTCCTAGGATGTCCTGATACATTGTCCCAGGATGGGTCACATCCCCTcgtaggttgatttttttttgggacggagggagtaggatcgATATTGTTGTAGCAGGATCATCATCCTAGAGATCCTACTATCAGGATGGGATATTACAATGGCCCTACCAGATATAGATACTACTGGTCCATCATGATATGTATTGAAAGGTTCTGGCTGGACTGTGATGTAATAGGATCATACCTGAAGAGATGTATAGGGAAGCTACAACCTTGCAAGTAAAGACGGTAAGAAAAACTTAAGTTTGTCTTGCGGGCAATAAATATTCAGGGGAGCCCACTTAGGGACTGTACACAGGTGAAAGGATATAAACTAGACGGAAATAGTTTGTGTTGTGCTCTCATGCTGTCCTAGTGTGAGAATGGAGAAAGACCTCTTCTCTGCCTGTTCAAATGGGGTCTTAACTCCTCGTGCTGACTTCCTGAACTTCCAGTTTATATGGTGAGCTGCCTCGACGTCAACCTGGTTGGTGCATGCCATGCTCTCTTCGACCATGGTTGACACCAATCCGCTTGTGCTGCTGGCCTGTTGGTGCTTATCACCAACTCCACCAAGCTCATCTTCACCGCTTATCGTCTGCACCTCCCTCACCAACATGGCTTACCCTCTCTGCACCAACCTGAGGGCTGATGCCACTTAGCGGTTTTGGAGCGTTGAACATGTGGCACGCGTGCTTTGCATCACCGACTCATCATCACCAACCTCGACCTCATCATCCAGCAAGTTCCACACGTTGTCTACATCGACTGAACTTACGTGCCGCTGACGTGTCACGACAACACCACTCAGGCTACCGTACTGATGCATGCTTCATCAACATGAATCATATGATTGGATGCATACAAGAGGCAGCATCCATTGCTTCACCATGGCTTCATCAGTAATGGAGATGGGCAAAACTCGACTTTGATTGAGCTGAAATGCAACGTAAAGTTATTCCCATCTACTTGTATCACAGGGATATTTGATAGCGTAGTTTTAATGATTTGTTATATTATTTTTAGCAAATGGATATACTTAATTTCACTTTTCTTATGTTGATATTAAGAAGCAATTTATGTCCGAACGAATATACAAATTGGTCCCAGGTTCCTTCTGCATGAAGTTGACCATTTATTTCATCTTCAAGAATACTAACATTTGTGCAAACTATCTTCATGACAGGCTAAAAGAACTCGGGAGAGAACTCCTACACCTGGAAAATATTGTGGCCGCAGAGGTATGTACATGacatcctttctttctttctcaaGTGTTTTTTTGTTACTCATATTGCTTGGATTGCTGCTATTAGTTATTACCTAGGATTCAAGCTTACAAGGATCAAAATGTCATCTGCCTCTTTACAATGTCATCCAATAAAGTTGAACACTTGAACCAACACATAGAAGATTAGCATGGTCCCTGGACTGtttgttttttactttttagtcaattcttgattttatttttcagtaATAAACTAAATCTTTCCCCTTCCCATAAATAATGAGCTCACTGTACCTGAAGAGGCTTCTGCTTATTTGTGATTTGTCTATGGAATTTTGTGTTAGATACATTTCGAAGTTCCAAGTTCCAAGTACATATTGTTGCATAGTGGCAAGTCACTTTTCTCACTAGAGGGAGCTACAGTATTTTTTAAGTCTCCAGTACATGATTAATTTTAGCTTCAACTATCtggtttgataaaaaaaaatggaagtaTATACCCCTAATTAATGAGGCTATGCCATATTTTCATTAGACTGTTCCTAGCCTTGTAGAATTtctcttgaaaaaaaattataaaaatcttCAGTTTAGTTTCGTTGATCTGTGACAGGCTTACTCTCCATGTCCTGATTCGTAATATTAGGATTCGTTACATCCCGTACTAGATTAACTTATTCTGTTACATCTCATTTTAGATTAACTTATTCTGGGACGGAGTTTGTATCATATTTCAACAATATATGTGATATTATAACCAGATGTTCATTCTGTGTAATTCAGGCTCTCAAAGAAGTTCCAGGAGCCCATCACCTTACCGGTCTCGCAGAAGGGAGCGATCTCGCTCAAGAGATCGTCAGAGGGACCGCTCACGCTCCAGGGATCGCCGCAGGGACCGCTCTCGCTCGAGGGATCGCCGCAGGGACCGCTCTCGCTCGAGGGATCGCCGCAGGGACCGCTCGCGCTCAAGGGATCGTCGGGGCAGCTCTCCACATGACAGAGATTCTCACAGGAGGCGTGGAGACAGGTCCAGGTCACCGGCTACCAACGGGAACCACAAAAAGGACTAGCAAGTTTTCCCTTCGGGTGTTTGTAGGACTGGATTTCTGTTTCCGGGATATTATTGAGTACCGGTGTGAACTTAATGGTTCAGTATCAGACAGCGTGGTATGGAGTCTCCTAGCAGCTTGGCTGAAATTTGGTTAAGCGCGTTATCCGCTTACTTTCTGATGAGAAGATATTATATATTGTTATAACTTATATGATATTTCAGTGTGTTCTGGGACAAACCGCGAACGATTGAACTTTGTGGAATTCATATGATTGGTTGCTTATTCAACTGGATTGTTTCGTCATTTTGAACTCATCAAAATGCACTTGCAATGTAACGGACACATAAAAAGATTATAAGAGTATCAGTATGTTTAGGACGAATTTTCAGGCTTGTACTGTGTGAAGGGAGAGAGGACTTGAGACTGAACAAACTCAAGGCGCCTACAAATTAgtgtccgattttttttttcaaaaatcggGTGCTATTTCACCAAGTAGATAGATCGGGTGCTATTTTACCAAGTAGATAGATTGGGTACTATTTTACCAAGTACGTAGAACATATTTCACTaaatagatcgaaaatgttttagTCTTATAAAAAactgaaacacaaccaaatcacctcatgaaacattttgctaTAATGTATGAAACAAAGGTTTCCAAAAAATCAAGTGATGTTTCaccctatataaaaacaatgtttcagcaaatagcgaaatgatgtttcaattcactgcaatatttgatccatacatagtgaaacattatgagttcactaggtgaaacattatTGGTGGAATAAAAactgaaacgaattcccttaatagaagGTTTTCATAATATATGGGGGATTTATTGCAAAATaatatttcaattcactgcaacatttaatTCAttcatagtgaaacattatgagtactagttgaaatattttggtggaacaaaaaaaataaaacaaattcttTTAATAGAGGTGCGGCGCAGGACACGTGGAGGGGGCGGCGCGTGCGCAGGAGGCGCGGCGTGGGGGTGTCCGATTTTAACTCCCCCGTCAGGCACCCGATTTGAGGCAATTTCGGAACAAACTGCGATGTTCCTCGTTTTTAGGACCAACATTTtcgttcccttttttttttctgtttcataGGTCTAATTTTTCTAGGCTGTCTTTCgccattttcttttctagtttttAGGCCCAATTTTTCTGGGTTGTTTTTTCAAGGTGTTTTTCATTAGGTTTGTCGTTAGGTAGGAAAGATATGGAAAATGTTACATTGGATTACTTGTGAATTTCTTAGGTTAAAAACAGTTTTCTTTTGTCAGGTTAAAAGAAAGATGCACATCAAGCACAGTTAGCAGTGAGGcgatccaaaaattaaaattttgaagttgattttgggggGTTATTTGTACTGTAGCTTATTTTTCAACattaatttttaatatatatataaaagttttacccacAAACTAGCTGAGGTTAGTGAGAACTGGTCTTGTCATGCGCTCGAATCTACCTACATCCGTTCGTACGGTCGGCTGTCAGTTTGTAAGGCACCAGAGTTGACATTGCCTCTATTAATGAGTGAACTGAAAATATTCCATCTATCTGCTGTGGTTGACTTCCCTGCACAATTCGGACAAAATCCTCGGAGTCAAACGCAGCTAGCTGGTCAAAACACACTCGGAATCAACTGCATAACAAACTAAATAATTTTTATACTAAGATAAGTACCATAAATATGATTATAGAATGTCATGGCAACTCGTGCCCCCATTGAAAAAACCTGAAACGGACAAACAACTTCCTCTGAAATTCATGGCAATGCATCCCTGTTTTTCTCTTGTAGTACTTCTTTGACATCAGCCtgaaaaaaacaataattaagCCCATTGTCACGTACGcacgcgtgcatgcatgcaaaatctGACCTTAATTATGTCCTTATCTTTCATCAAAACCCAGCATTTGCGTAGCTGCCGCTGAGTTTTCAATTCATCTATCAAAATGTCAACCAAGACCAAGATGCTAAAATTAgtttaaccaaaaaaaaagtacttgGATGCGAAAAAGTCTCGCGATATTTTTCCAAAAGCAGGTCAAAGGAGAATTTGTGTCGGCATCGTCCAATTAAAAGCAGTTTTATGTTGCTGAGAGATTtttatgaaattcctatgttcTATCGGTAGCACGAGGGCATCTTCCTACTATTAGAATGATAGGGTTTACGCATGCATGTCATCAactaaatatattatcaaacaCATTGCCAATCTTATCTTCCAAGTAGGCTTTGCGTAACTGCTGCAATTAGTTTCGTTTTTTATTAGAAGGTCAACTAAAATGCCAGCAATTAAAAATCAGGCATCAATTAAAAAACTTGAGTCAAAGAGTAGCCACTGTTACCTATAAACAGACACTTTTGTCCCGTTCGGAGTGAAAGAAGTCGATAGAAATGTTCAAATGTTAGCACATTAGTTTGTTGCAAGAAGATAGCTATTAGTACAAATTAATCCCCATGTTTTATACATGGCCTGAGAAGCTGCCGACTATTAGAGGGAGTGTCTTGATGGTTACATTTTAGAATTCAATGCTCAAGAAAAAGAAGTGAACAATCTTTGAATTGAAGACAAGTTTTTTGTATCAAATCAAAACCGGCCGTAAATTAGCCCAATCATCTTGGTGATATCCAAAAGCAATGGATATTACTCTCACATGGTCAAGGCTAGCTACACaacgagctagctagctttgcaaATCATTCAACaagttttcctttttcttttttggcggCCTAGATCACAAATTAAATCGATCATAAACCCTATGTTTGCGGTGGCAGAGTTAACATGTAAGCTAGCTATGGAGTTAATTAGCTAACCCCACAGCTACAACCTTTTGTCATGGAAGTTTTTTTTAACCGAGGTTTGCTCGGTTATCAACAGGAATCGCATTACCAGAATTTGGTATAATTCGGTAGGATTCAATAGAATTCGATAAAAATTGACAAAACTCAAGAAGTTATACTATGTTGTATTGTGACAGCTCTGCTGTTGTAGGTTTATTTAAAACTAGCTAGTCATCCACAACTCTTTTTTGTTGAAGGTGACTTAGCTAGTATACTAGACATGGTAAcacataaataattttttttaccacatGATCAGAGAACTAAGTTGACCATGTCATAAAGAATTGAGAGAAACCAACAATAGAGTATCAAACAACCGTGTAtcactacaaaaaaaaaaaaaaaatccgtagAGAACCTGTATAGAAATTTAACACACATCCAATTGGGTTTTCAACTTTTCATGACTTTTTCTGGTAAAATATCCTGATGCTGATTTCACAACAGGGGTCCCACTAACTGAAGCTTCTTATCACATCTCTGTGACAATAAATTACACCAAAAAGTTGATGTTTAATTAGTCGCACTTGCGCACGTGTGTTTCTGTGTTTTTTCCATTTGGCCATGCATAATACACACACACCCACCGGATGAGTACCAAGTTAATATGGTGTCCGGTGTCCCCTTCTCTGGAAAAAGGATATATATTGATGGTGTCCCTCTTGCAACTAGCTTTGACAAAGCCAAATTCTAATGACTTCCCAAAGTCCAAACCAGGTGCTGCGTCGCTGATTCCACCGTTGGATGGGAGAACATAATTTGCTAATGGTACAAGAGAGAGATGTGGGGATTTAATGATATACAGTGTTTGTGGCCACCCTGTTTCTACAACTTGGAACCACTGAGAGAGCAATAATCATAGGAGGGTCAGAGTGTACTTTACTTCTCTTTATTTTCAAGCAAAATTTAGTTTTGGGGTGTGTGAAGTGGTAAGGGGAAAACTCCCGGTGTGTATAATGTTAATAGCTATAACGTCTATAGATCGTCCATGTGTCGAATATATATTAATCATAGTAGGCTAtaattaaatttagagttgtaATAGATAGTAGCAGTAAAATTAGCACCAGGCTCTATAACCTGACAACATTTAAAATAGAGAGTGAGATACCACAATATAACCATAGTGGATAACCTAGCGCAAAGTGCGCAGGGAGGATGACAACATGATCATGGACCTATAGCCGTTAGATATGTTATGTTGATTCGGATGGAGCGCTCATAGCCAAAGCTCTTAGGATATAAGGTTTCGGCTGAAACTTGTTAACcaatatcatgtttgtgtgttGTCTCCTGACATATATTAGTTGGTCAATGACTGACGAGATCATAGATGTTAGTCGTGTTATTCTATAATTTCGGCAAACTTTTATAACAAACAGTATGTAGTTTGTGTGGTTTGATTACTTGTTTAATTATTTATACTTTAGCCTGAGCTAGAGATTTGGGAAACCTCATCACATTGATTATATGATGTTGAGACAATGAATAATGGACTATACCTCTGTCCTTTTTGTTGACATCCTAGCATCTTGCAATAAATATGGTGAATTTAGTTTCTTGCTTTGTGATGTAGCCGCCATCTACTTCATCGCAGGTACATATATAGGACTAATTAAACTGAACTCAAATACATGCATGTGCAACAAGCCAACAACTAGAGTCAATGTCCTTCCAGAACAGCTACGACAATATTTTGACATGCATATGTGTGAACCAAAATTGATAGATTTTTGGCAAATCGACAATGCAAGTGGGCTAGCCTAAGTTACTGCTATGCATCAAACCCACGTAGTACACCCTccgtttaaaaatataattaagcaTCTCTCTTGAAGTTCTTAGACAAATTAAATTAAGCTTTGGCTAACAGTTATACTGACATATAATTTATATGATGTAAAAGTGTAATCATAAACAAGGCCTTAAAAAatgtcactggtggagaaatgatctttgctgggtcgacccaaaaccacaataatcccggttccaaaaagaaccgggactaaaaatgatctttagtcccggttgaaaacccCAGAGGCATTCTATGATCTTTagtcgggactaaaaatgatctttagtcctggttcatcccctgtcagattgatgtcagggggccgaggatctttagtcaccaaccgggactaaagatcaccattttagttccggtttgatctttagtcccggttggtgttcccaaccggaactaaaattcgaagcatagtatataatccctatcccttatcttctcctccacaGATCGAATCTTTCCCCttctttcccttcctcctccgcttTCTACATCCTCATCCCGAtccatcccctccacctcctccccttcctcatccgatcccctcccctctcctccacctcctcctctccccttcctgcccatcctccccttcccctccacctcctccccttcctcatcccctcccctctcctccacctcctcctctcccctttcctgcccatcctccccttcccatccggcaGCCAGCGGCgggccggggcggcggcgggccggcggccgTGGCAGACAGCGGCAACGGcgttgttttctcttttttttttaatttgtgattcacatgtataattttgtgatttattggatggatctgagatgacctgtgatgtatttgatttgtgtctaattttttaggatttgtgatgtatttaatttgtgtgtacatgtaactttaagatttgtgatgttactttatttgtgatgtggatttgggatgttactttgatttggggatatgcttcccacttgatttgggagaaaataaaaaaaaagatttaggatgttactttgatttgtgATATGCTTCCCACTTGAtgtgggagaaaataaaaaaaaggaaaaggggaccATTTAGGACTGCCGCTATTCTCTCTTTACTCCCGGtcggtaacaccaaccgggactaaaaagagggatctttaatcccggttggtgttaccaaccgggactaaagatccatctttaatcccggttatttgaaccgggactaaagatcgctatctttagtcccggattcgtagtcccgttgaaaaaccgggactaacggggttacgaaccgggagtaaaaagcacttctccaccagtgtattgTACCTAGTAAAAATAGTTTAACTAGGAGGTTAAGAGATTACTATATCCTTTAATTATTAACGCGGAGAGAAAGCGAGAAAGAGGAAAACATGAGGAGGGATGGAGGAATACTGCTGGTTCGctgaaagaaaaaacaagaaaaggaTTAGTTGTATTAAATAGGTCTAATGAGCCTTACTCTACAAATACATTTTCTATGGACAAATTCTTAAACTAAATCTATACTCTTTTTTGACATAGGTTTTTATAGACAGAAGGGGGACAGAGGGAGCGTAATTCCTATTTGGCGGGTGATCGCTGCTCCATCCACCCAACGATCACTCCCCTGCCTCTCTCCTATACTAtatactcctccctcctctcccccccttcctcctcccttcttctctttctactatagtacaccacacaaaatattttaaaaaacaaaagttagaaaaaaattatgtatagaaatactatatataaaaaatttgaatttaaattcaaatttgaattgggcatgtaaacttttgacttataaactttggatctataaactttaggtttataaactttagatgtatagaaatactatatatagaaaatattttaattcaaattcaaatttgaatttgaataattcaaattcaaatttgaatcgagtatataaactttaggtctataaactttaggtgtataaactttagatgtatagaaatactatatatgaaaaatatttgaattcaaattttaatttgaatcggatatttgaatttaaattcaaatttaaatcggatataatttaaatttaaatttgaatcggatatataaacttttgacttataaactttaggtctataaactttaaatgtataaaaatactatatataaaaaatatttgaattcaaattcaaatttgaatcggatatataaacttttgacttataaacttttggtctctaaactttagatgtgtaaacttgaggtgtataaactttagatacataaatttactaaaataggaaagtaatgcggtgccaaaaaagaaaacta encodes:
- the LOC4345455 gene encoding serine/arginine-rich splicing factor SR45a isoform X1, whose protein sequence is MSQSKEVRYTARSITPPADRNGTSKSKSPTPVRRSTSRSPPPKKSDSRSPPPRRRSTSRSPRPRRHGRSRSRSRDRSRSRSRDDDLRNPGNNLYVTGLSTRVTEEDLEKFFSKEGKVQSCHVVLDPRTKESRGFAFVTMDSVDDARRCIKYLHRTVLEGRLVTVEKAKRTRERTPTPGKYCGRRGSQRSSRSPSPYRSRRRERSRSRDRQRDRSRSRDRRRDRSRSRDRRRDRSRSRDRRRDRSRSRDRRGSSPHDRDSHRRRGDRSRSPATNGNHKKD
- the LOC4345455 gene encoding serine/arginine-rich splicing factor SR45a isoform X2, whose protein sequence is MSQSKEVSTSRSPPPKKSDSRSPPPRRRSTSRSPRPRRHGRSRSRSRDRSRSRSRDDDLRNPGNNLYVTGLSTRVTEEDLEKFFSKEGKVQSCHVVLDPRTKESRGFAFVTMDSVDDARRCIKYLHRTVLEGRLVTVEKAKRTRERTPTPGKYCGRRGSQRSSRSPSPYRSRRRERSRSRDRQRDRSRSRDRRRDRSRSRDRRRDRSRSRDRRRDRSRSRDRRGSSPHDRDSHRRRGDRSRSPATNGNHKKD